Proteins encoded in a region of the Zea mays cultivar B73 chromosome 2, Zm-B73-REFERENCE-NAM-5.0, whole genome shotgun sequence genome:
- the LOC100501783 gene encoding uncharacterized LOC100501783 isoform 1 (isoform 1 is encoded by transcript variant 1): MVALIVGSGTLMNIIGIPVDSPMRAPAEQFLTLRALGAPPIIVALAAQGAFRGFLDTRTPLYAVGAGNLLNALLDVVLIFPLGLGVSGAALATVTSEYLTAIILLWKLNDEVDLLSWNIIEDGVIRYLKSGGLLIGRTIAVFLTLTLATSLAAREGPVPMAGYEICLQVWLTISLLNDALALAGQALLASEYAKGNYKQARTVLYRVLQVGGVTGFVLAASLFVGFGSLSLLFTDDPAVLDVARSGVWFVTISQPVNAIAFVADGLYYGVSDFAYAAYSTFFAGAVSSIFLLLAAPNYGLGGIWAGLTLFMSLRAVAGFWRLGSKGGPWNVILSGQIVSKTKI, encoded by the exons ATGGTAGCTCTGATTGTTGGATCTGGGACCCTGATGAACATCATTGGTATTCCTGTT GATTCACCAATGCGAGCACCAGCAGAACAGTTTCTTACACTGAGGGCACTTGGTGCTCCACCGATCATAGTGGCACTTGCAGCTCAGGGTGCATTTCGTGGATTTCTGGATACGAGGACACCATTGTATGCTGTGG GTGCTGGCAACCTATTAAATGCATTACTTGATGTGGTACTTATTTTTCCACTTGGTCTAGGAGTAAGTGGTGCTGCACTGGCCACCGTGACCTCTGA GTACTTGACAGCAATCATCCTCCTTTGGaagttgaatgatgaagtagATCTATTGTCATGGAATATAATTGAGGATGGAGTCATCCGCTACCTGAAATCTG GTGGTCTACTAATTGGCAGGACAATTGCAGTATTCTTGACACTGACACTAGCTACATCCCTGGCTGCAAGGGAAGGGCCTGTTCCAATGGCGGGCTATGAGATATGCTTGCAAGTGTGGTTAACAATTTCTCTGCTCAATGATGCTCTAGCCCTTGCTGGCCAG GCTCTACTTGCCAGCGAATATGCAAAAGGGAATTACAAGCAAGCCCGCACGGTTTTATACAGAGTCCTGCAG GTTGGTGGTGTGACTGGTTTTGTCCTTGCTGCTTCCTTAtttgttggatttggatctttgtcctTGCTGTTTACAGATGATCCAGCAGTTTTAGATGTTGCACGGTCTGGAGTGTGG TTTGTCACCATTTCTCAGCCGGTGAATGCTATTGCATTCGTGGCTGATGGGCTCTACTATGGTGTTTCTGACTTTGCCTATGCTGCATATTCCACG TTTTTTGCGGGAGCGGTCTCATCAATATTCCTACTATTAGCTGCTCCTAATTATGGTCTCGGTGGCATATGGGCTGGTCTTACTCTATTTATGAGTTTGCGTGCAGTTGCTGGGTTCTGGAG gTTAGGGAGCAAAGGTGGACCTTGGAATGTTATCTTATCTGGTCAGATAGTAAGTAAAACAAAGATATGA
- the LOC112543451 gene encoding Protein NUCLEAR FUSION DEFECTIVE 4-like, with protein MPLHAVLMVSAAMGLAAYAVQYYCLAFAGGPAAGAGASSSVAVPYPLVFLVCLIAGCSICWFNTVCFVLCIRSFSASNRSLALSLSISFNGLSAAFYTLFANALSPFSPAVYLLLNAILPLGVSVLALPAILLCHQNDGHVQSAPRHDGRVFLGLYILAFITGIYLVVFGSFTATSSTAWVILTGAMVLLALPFIIPACSSCSYVDTDGPDPASPLNHDDPHKPLLISNNHQMESNAMMQNPKENQMQGNCCGTVMGKGRLATLGEEHSAKKLIRCVDFWLYYTAYFCGATVGLVYSNNLGQIAQSLNQQSQLTMLLAVYSSCSFFGRLLSALPDLHRKMSLARTGWLAAALVPMPMAFFLMWKQQDGSTLVAGTALIGLSSGFIFAAAVSVTSELFGPNSVGVNHNILITNIPLGSLLYGQIAAMVYDANGQKMTVVDNRTGIVDTMTVCMGVKCYSTTFFVWACITFLGLASSIVLFIRTKSAYDTAASRSSCKHLHQVSS; from the exons ATGCCGCTCCATGCCGTTCTCATGGTCTCCGCCGCGATGGGGCTCGCCGCCTACGCCGTGCAGTACTACTGCCTGGCGTTCGCCGGCGGCCCTGCTGCGGGAGCGGGAGCGTCGTCGTCCGTGGCCGTCCCCTACCCTCTG GTGTTCTTGGTCTGCTTGATAGCAGGGTGCAGCATCTGCTGGTTCAACACGGTCTGCTTCGTTCTCTGCATCCGCAGCTTCTCTGCGAGCAACCGCTCCCTAGCCCTCTCCCTCTCAATAAGCTTCAACGGACTCAGCGCTGCCTTCTACACTCTCTTTGCGAATGCCCTCTCCCCTTTCTCCCCAGCTGTCTACCTCCTCCTCAATGCAATCCTCCCTCTTGGTGTCTCTGTTCTTGCACTCCCAGCGATCCTCCTCTGCCACCAAAATGACGGCCATGTCCAAAGTGCGCCCAGGCATGACGGGCGTGTCTTCCTCGGTCTCTACATCCTCGCATTCATCACCGGCATATATCTGGTGGTCTTTGGATCTTTCACCGCGACCAGCTCTACTGCATGGGTCATCCTCACAGGTGCCATGGTCCTCctcgcccttcctttcatcatccCTGCCTGCTCCAGTTGCTCATATGTGGATACAGATGGCCCTGACCCTGCATCGCCACTAAACCATGATGACCCACATAAGCCACTCCTAATAAGTAACAATCATCAGATGGAGTCCAATGCCATGATGCAAAATCCAAAGGAGAACCAGATGCAGGGCAATTGTTGTGGAACAGTGATGGGCAAGGGCCGCCTGGCGACACTCGGTGAAGAACACAGTGCAAAAAAGCTCATTCGGTGTGTGGACTTTTGGCTCTACTACACAGCCTACTTCTGTGGAGCCACTGTTGGCCTGGTATACAGCAACAACTTGGGGCAGATTGCGCAGTCATTGAACCAGCAGTCACAGCTCACCATGCTCCTTGCTGTCTACTCATCCTGCTCCTTCTTCGGTCGTCTTCTCTCTGCACTACCTGACCTTCACAG GAAGATGTCACTTGCTCGCACAGGGTGGCTTGCTGCTGCATTGGTCCCCATGCCAATGGCCTTTTTCCTTATGTGGAAGCAACAAGATGGAAGCACCCTGGTAGCAGGAACAGCACTAATTGGTCTAAGCTCAGGGTTCATCTTTGCTGCAGCAGTGTCAGTGACCTCCGAGCTCTTTGGACCCAATAGTGTTGGGGTGAATCACAACATTCTTATTACCAATATCCCGCTTGGCTCACTCCTCTATGGGCAGATTGCTGCCATGGTATACGATGCAAATGGCCAAAAGATGACAGTAGTGGATAACCGCACTGGCATTGTTGACACCATGACTGTGTGCATGGGGGTGAAGTGCTACTCAACCACTTTCTTCGTGTGGGCTTGCATCACATTTCTGGGGTTAGCATCAAGCATAGTTCTATTCATACGAACAAAGTCAGCTTATGACACTGCTGCTAGTCGGTCAAGTTGTAAGCACCTTCACCAAGTTTCCAGTTAG
- the LOC100501783 gene encoding uncharacterized LOC100501783 isoform 2 (isoform 2 is encoded by transcript variant 2), producing the protein MAATSPTPTLAKPAAAAHARAPSAGPRRVSLTSCRCHRRRSTPSRWRSLPRCSRRGGKPVVTEVIDAAAPDKGPETGSKGEEEKEAVAGRGAPGWLRLDGVAADILAIAAPAVLALAADPITALVDTAFVGHIGSAQLAAVGASTSIFNLVSKLFNVPLLNVTTSFVAEQQAKDGNSNTGGERDEFLTPLEKARQPKKVLPAVSTSLALAAGIGLLEMVALIVGSGTLMNIIGIPVDSPMRAPAEQFLTLRALGAPPIIVALAAQGAFRGFLDTRTPLYAVGAGNLLNALLDVVLIFPLGLGVSGAALATVTSEYLTAIILLWKLNDEVDLLSWNIIEDGVIRYLKSGGLLIGRTIAVFLTLTLATSLAAREGPVPMAGYEICLQVWLTISLLNDALALAGQALLASEYAKGNYKQARTVLYRVLQVGGVTGFVLAASLFVGFGSLSLLFTDDPAVLDVARSGVWFVTISQPVNAIAFVADGLYYGVSDFAYAAYSTFFAGAVSSIFLLLAAPNYGLGGIWAGLTLFMSLRAVAGFWRLGSKGGPWNVILSGQIVSKTKI; encoded by the exons ATGGCGGCGACCTCGCcgacgccgacgctggcgaagcctgCAGCCGCCGCGCACGCCCGAGCCCCGTCCGCGGGTCCCAGACGTGTCTCCTTGACCTCCTGCcgctgccaccgccgccgctcTACTCCGTCTCGGTGGAGGAGTCTCCCACGATGCAGTCGCCGTGGTGGGAAGCCGGTCGTCACAGAGGTCATCGACGCGGCGGCACCGGATAAGGGGCCAGAGACTGGGAGCAAGGGAGAGGAAGAGAAGGAGGCCGTAGCGGGGCGCGGGGCGCCGGGGTGGCTCAGGCTTGACGGGGTTGCAGCGGACATCCTCGCCATCGCCGCGCCTGCCGTGCTCGCGCTCGCCGCGGACCCCATCACGGCGCTCGTCGACACTGCCTTCGTCGGGCATATCG GTTCAGCTCAACTTGCGGCTGTTGGTGCATCTACTTCCATATTCAATTTGGTATCCAAGCTGTTTAATGTGCCGCTACTTAATGTCACAACATCCTTTGTTGCTGAGCAGCAGGCAAAGGATGGCAATTCGAACACTGGAGGTGAAA GAGATGAATTTTTGACGCCACTAGAGAAGGCAAGGCAACCAAAGAAGGTTCTTCCGGCAGTGTCAACATCCTTGGCTCTAGCTGCTGGCATTGGATTACTGGAAATGGTAGCTCTGATTGTTGGATCTGGGACCCTGATGAACATCATTGGTATTCCTGTT GATTCACCAATGCGAGCACCAGCAGAACAGTTTCTTACACTGAGGGCACTTGGTGCTCCACCGATCATAGTGGCACTTGCAGCTCAGGGTGCATTTCGTGGATTTCTGGATACGAGGACACCATTGTATGCTGTGG GTGCTGGCAACCTATTAAATGCATTACTTGATGTGGTACTTATTTTTCCACTTGGTCTAGGAGTAAGTGGTGCTGCACTGGCCACCGTGACCTCTGA GTACTTGACAGCAATCATCCTCCTTTGGaagttgaatgatgaagtagATCTATTGTCATGGAATATAATTGAGGATGGAGTCATCCGCTACCTGAAATCTG GTGGTCTACTAATTGGCAGGACAATTGCAGTATTCTTGACACTGACACTAGCTACATCCCTGGCTGCAAGGGAAGGGCCTGTTCCAATGGCGGGCTATGAGATATGCTTGCAAGTGTGGTTAACAATTTCTCTGCTCAATGATGCTCTAGCCCTTGCTGGCCAG GCTCTACTTGCCAGCGAATATGCAAAAGGGAATTACAAGCAAGCCCGCACGGTTTTATACAGAGTCCTGCAG GTTGGTGGTGTGACTGGTTTTGTCCTTGCTGCTTCCTTAtttgttggatttggatctttgtcctTGCTGTTTACAGATGATCCAGCAGTTTTAGATGTTGCACGGTCTGGAGTGTGG TTTGTCACCATTTCTCAGCCGGTGAATGCTATTGCATTCGTGGCTGATGGGCTCTACTATGGTGTTTCTGACTTTGCCTATGCTGCATATTCCACG TTTTTTGCGGGAGCGGTCTCATCAATATTCCTACTATTAGCTGCTCCTAATTATGGTCTCGGTGGCATATGGGCTGGTCTTACTCTATTTATGAGTTTGCGTGCAGTTGCTGGGTTCTGGAG gTTAGGGAGCAAAGGTGGACCTTGGAATGTTATCTTATCTGGTCAGATAGTAAGTAAAACAAAGATATGA
- the LOC100278222 gene encoding uncharacterized protein LOC100278222, with the protein MRFAGWYLKIAAVGASIGAAMELFMIHTGFYEKVTVLESEKRAWESSPEAQAMREALNPWHKHDEQEQQKK; encoded by the exons ATGAGATTCGCGGGTTGGTACCTGAAGATCGCGGCGGTAGGGGCCTCCATTGGCGCCGCCATGGAGCTCTTCATGATCCACACGGGCTTCT ATGAGAAGGTAACTGTCTTGGAGTCAGAAAAACGAGCTTGGGAAAGCAGTCCAGAGGCCCAAGCTATGAGAGAAGCCCTCAATCCATGGCACAAGCATGatgaacaagaacaacaaaagaaataG